A stretch of DNA from Mesomycoplasma lagogenitalium:
TAATGAACTAGCTATTACTGACTTTTATGAACAAAGTGGGAAAAAATATGCAAAGTTAATTACCGGAAAAAAACACCAAATAAGAGTTTCTCTTTCAAAATTAGGATTTCCGATCTACGGAGATAAAAAATATGGTGGAAAAAAAGAAAAAAGAGTTTATTTGCATTCACACATACTTAAATTTAAAAATTTAAATGGTGAATTAAAATATTTAAATGAAAAAGAATTTATTTGTTATCCGAAATGATAAATTTTAATTAAGGAGAAAAATGGAACGAAAAAAAATTATAGAATTAGCTCAGCTTTTAAAACTTATTCCAACTGAAGAAGTTATTTCTTCTTTAGAACAAGAATTTTCAGAAATAGAAAATATGTTGAATGAATTTAATAAAATTAATGTTGATAATGTACAACCCTTAGCGAGATTATCTGATGTTATTGAATTAAATTTAAGAGAAGATATTCCTGAAAATAAAGAGCAAAATAAGCAAATTATTTTAAATAACGCAAGTGAATCGAATGAAGATTTTGTAAAAATAGAAAGGGTTATTAATGATTAAAATTAAAGGTGATTTTGAAAAAGCAAAAAAAGAAATGATTAACGATAAAAATAATGCAGTTAGTCATATATTCGAAAATGCAAAAAATAACTCCGGTATATTAGAAAAAAGTGTTTTTACTATAAAAGATGTATTTGCCAATTTTTGTGCAAAAACTCAAGCTTCATCATTTATACTCAAAGATTTTCATGCCAATTATAATGCAACCGTTATTCAAAAACTTTTAGATGCAGGAGCTAGTCCGGTTGCTAAAGTTAATTGCGATGAATTAGCATTAGGTGGTGAAGGAATTTACTCCCACTGAGGAATTATCGCTAATCCTTTAAATTTAAAAAGAAAAGTAGGAGGTTCTTCTTCCGGTTCAGCAGCGACATTAACTGAAAATATAAGTTTTGCTCTTGCATCCGATACAGGTGATTCTGTTCGTTTACCTGCTTCATTTATTGGAAAAGTTGGCTTTAAACCAACTTATGGAGCTGTTTCAAGATTTGGAATGTTTGCATATGCATCATCACTAGATACTGTTGCATGATTTGCTCATAATGTAAATGACATTATTCAAGTAGCGCAAGCAGTTTATGGAAAAGACGAAAAAGACTTTACATCAAAAAATGTTGAAATTAAAAATATTAAATTAACTAAACCGCAAAAAATTGGATATTTAAACATTAAAGGTCAACATTTATTAAATAAAGAAATTGAAGATTCTTATTTTAATTTAGTAAATAAATTAGCAAAAGAAGTGACGATGGAAAAAATTGAACCTAATGCTGAACTTTTAACTGCCATTAAACCAGTTTATGACATTATTTCTTATTCAGAAGCATCATCTAATTTATCTAATTTAAATGGAATTGCATTCGGTCAAAGACAAAAGGGGGAAAACTGAGAAGAAATTATGACCAATACCAGAAGTAAGGGGTTTGGTAAAATGGTTCAAAGAAGATTAATTTTAGGATCGTATTTTTTAGAAAAAGATAATCAAGAAAAATTGTTTTTAAGAGCTCAAAAAATTAGAAGATTAATTAAAAATTATTTAGATGATTTACATTCACAATATGATATAGTTATTTACCCGGCTTCCGCTTCAATTGCTCCACTTTTTGATGATAAAAGTAAATATGGTTATATGGATTATATTTTAACAGGTTCTAATTTAGCAGGAAATCCATCAATCACAATGAAACTTGAAGAAAGCAAAATAGAAAAAATGCCTTTTAATTTAGCAATCGATGCTAAAAGCAATAATGATAAAAAATTATTAGAATATGCTTTATGAATTGAGCAATTTATTAATAAAGGAGAAAATAATGAATAAATATAATGTAGTTATTGGAATTGAAATTCATTTAGAATTAAATACAAAAACTAAAATGTTTTCTTCTGCTGCTAATTCATTTAATCAAAGTCCTAATACTAATGTTGATTTAATTGATGTTGCTTATCCAGGAACATTGCCTTTACCAAATAAACAAGCAATTGTAAAGGCAATAAAATTAGCCAAAGCATTAAATATGGAAATCGATAACGAGTTGCATTTTGATCGAAAAAATTATTTTTATCCTGATTTACCAAAGGGATTTCAAATTACTCAACAATTTAGACCAATAGGTAAAAATGGGTATTTAAAAATTGAAGAAAATAATCAATTACATAAAATTTCAATTGAAAGAATTCACTTAGAAGAAGACACTGCAAAGCAAATTCACACCGAAAATGGAACTTTTTTAGATTATAATCGTGCTGGAGTACCATTAATTGAAATTGTTTCAAATCCAGTAATAAAAAATGCAGAACAAGCTGCTAAATATGTGGAAGCTATTGCTAGAATTGCTAAATTTTTAAATATTTCAGATGCTAAATTAGAAGAAGGATCACTAAGAGCTGACATTAATCTTTCACTAAATAAAAAAGATGAGCCTTTTGGAACTAAAGTAGAAATTAAAAATATTAATTCTATTTCAAATATTAAAAAAGCTATTGAACTAGAAATCAAAGAACAAAGTCAAAAATTAGATAGTAATATCAAAATTAAACAGGAAACAAAAAGATTTGACGATGTAAAACAAATTAACATTTCAATGCGGGAAAAAACTGGAGCAATTGATTATCGTTATTTTCCTGAGCCAAATATTCCAGTAATGAAATTGGAAAAAGAATTTATTAATTCTATTACAATTGAAAAATTACACTGACAATGAGAAGAAGAATTAAAAAATAAATCAATTCCTGCTAACTATGTTGAACAATTAATAAATAATTATGAATGACTGTTATTTTTTGACAAAATTAATTTTGTAGATAAATTTAAAGTTGCTAAATTGTTTTTTTCCGAAATTGTTCCTTTAATTAAAGAAAAAGGATTAAATAATATTAATATAAATGCTGTTGATATTGAAAAAATTTTAAATTTAGAAAAAAATAATAAAATTTCTTCAAAACAAGTAAAAGAAATTATTTTATTAAAAGAAAAAGAAAATCTTACAATTGAAAAATTAATTGAAAAATATAATATTAAGCAAATTGAAGATGATAATTTAATTATTGATTTAATCAATAAATTAATTGAAAGTAATTCACACTTACTTGCTGAATTTGAAAACAGACCAGAAAGAGTAATAAAATTCTTTTTAGGGCAGATAATGAAAGAAACTAAAGGACAAGTTAATCCTCAATTGGCAAACGATTTATTGATCAAAACTATCAATATTAAATTAAATAAATAAAAAAAATATAAATAAAAAATAGATCATTAAAAGGTGATCTATTTTTTATAAGAATTTATCACTTGAGTTTGATAATAATCAAAATTTGAATATGATGAAAATCGTTCTTCTTTATAATAATCTTCAAAATTGATTATATTAGGAAATTGTTGATTTATTTTTTGTGTCAATTGTTTTAAATTCTGTTCGATTGCATTTTGAAATTGTGCATCCTTTTTAGTTTCCATGGCAATATAAAATTTTTGATATTCATTTTTATAATTTTCTAAAGAATTTATTTCACCTTTATATTTTTCATTTAACGCTATTGGAACTGTTAGTCCGACAATTACTATTATGGAACTAATTCCTATATATGTTCACAAATATTTTTTATTTTTAGATCTAGTCACTACAGGAAAAAATACTAACGGTGCCATAAATAAAATTGGAAGATGCAAAAATAAGTATTTTTTTTGTTTTATTTTTGATGCCATTTCTATATTTATATCAGTAATTCAAGTTGATACTATATACGATCTTGAAACATAATTTTCATTATTTTCCAAAGCAAAATTTTTTACTTTATTCTGCTCATAAAAATCAATATTTTGATTATTATTTACAGGAGCAGTAATTGCCATTACGTTTGTAGTTAAATTTAATAATTCTAACCCTATTTTCATTTTTCTCCTTTAGTCAAAGTATAAATAAAATAATTTATTTAAATATTTTTTCATAATTTATTATTAAATTCTTTATAGTAAGTAAAATTTTTATTTGGAAAATCTTCAATTCAGTCGGTTTCGAATTCATAAAAATTTATAATTCCTGGAAATTTTTCATTTATCTGATCTACAAGTTCTTTTAATTTATTTTTAGCAACTGGCTCGTATTTTGCATCATTGTATTGATGCATTGCAAGAAAAAACTTGTTAAAATCATTTTGATAATTTCTTAAAAGCTCTTGTTTATTATTTTTTATAACATAAACAGTGATTACTACAACTAAATTAATAGCAAAAGTTGAAAGTAATACTGAATAATAAATTCGCCTAAATTTTTTACTTTTTTCTTTTAATGTTCACAAATTTACAATCAGCACAGTAACAAGACTTAAAGCAGGGGTTATAGCTAGATATGCTAAATTATTTTCTGAGCTTTTACTTCTTATTTCTATATCTTTAATTCAACTTTTAACAACATCTCTTTGAACTTTGGTAAATAAACCATCTTTATCTGCAAATGTTTTTAATATTTTATTATTATTTAATTGTTCATTTTCTAATTTACCATCAAAAGTTAATACATCATTATTAACAGCATTTGAAACAATGACCGATGGAACACTTGCTGTTAAATTCAATATATTTAAAGCTATTTTCATTTTTCTCCTTTTATTATGGATATAACTATTTAAATTATACAAAAAGAAAGAATTGAATCATGATATTGATTAAAATTAATTTATTAAATTTGGATTTTAATAGTCTGTTTATCAAATTAACATTTAATACTAAATAATTAGTATTTAAAATTTTGTTTTTTGACAAAAAATAGTATAATACAAAAGCAATATTTATATTGCCTTAGTGGGAGAGAAATCGCTAGAACCACCAAGAGATTAGAAAGGATGCTCGCAATGGCAAAAGAAATAGTACGTGTTGCTAAATTGCAATTTAATGCCGGGCAAGCTAAACCAGGACCTGCATTAGCGGGTTTAGGAATTGTTATGCCTGAATTTACAAGACAATTTAACGACCAAACTAGAGATAGAGGTAGCGAACCAGTTCCTGTTGCTATTACTATCTATAAAGATAAATCATTTGATTTTAAATTATTTACATCACCTGCTTCATATAAAATTAAACAAGCTGCAAAAATTGAATCTGGTTCTTCAAATTCTAAAACCAAAATTGTTGCAACAATTACTTTACAACAATTAGAAGAAATTGCTAAATATAAACTTATTGATTTAAATACAGATTCTTTAGAAAAAGCAATGCACATCGTTGCTGGAACAGCAAGAAACATGGGAGTCTTAATCGAAGGATGAGACAATGTTGTTGAAGCTAAAAAAGAAGCTGCAAGACTAGCTAAAGAACAAGCAATTGCAGATGCGGCGCTTGCTAAATTAGAAGAAGATGCGAAAGCTGCTGCTGAATCAAGCAAAGAATTTGTTGAAGCTGAAGTTGTAACTGAAAAATCTAACGAAAGCGAAGAAGAATAAAATGAGAAAAATTGGTAAAAAACTTCAAAATGCTAAAAAACTAGTTGAAAAAGAAAAAGTTTATTCACTAGAAGAAGCGATGGAGTTAGTTAAAAAAACTTCATATGCAAAATTTGATGCTTCAGTTGATTTAGCAATTAGATTAAATTTAGATACAAGAAAAGCAGACCAACAATTAAGAGGAGCAGTTGTTTTACCACACGGAACAGGTAAAACAGTTAGAGTATTAGTAGCTACTGATAATCCAGAAATGCAAAAAGCTTCAAAAGAAGCGGGAGCTGATTTAGTTTATACAACAGGTGAATTAGAAGAAACATTAAAAACTGATAAATTTGATTTTGATGTTATGGTAGTTGATCCGAAAATGATGCCAGTTTTAGGAAAATATGGAAAAAAACTTGGACCTAAAGGATTAATGCCTAACCCAAAAACAGGAACTGTTACTCCTACCCCTGCAAAAGCAGTGGAGGAAATTAAAAAAGGTAAAGCAAATTATAGAGCAGATAAATCCGGAATTGTTCATTCACTAATTGGAAAAACATCAATGTCTGTTCAACAATTAGCAGAAAATGCTCAAACATTAATTTCATTAATTAAAAAATTAAAACCAAGCGTTGTTAAAGGTGCTTATGTTTTAAATTTAACAGTTTCTGCATCTATGGGACCTTCAATTAAAATTAAATTTGATTAATAATATTTAAAACTCCGCGAAGGAGTTTTTATTTTAAAAACGATTTTTTTAAAGTAATTTTTTAATTTAAATGAAATTACTTTTTTTTTTTTTTTTGTTTTTTAATACAATATATAGGATAGTTTAATTTTGTATTTATACTATCATAATTAAATAAAGGAGAAAAATGTCTCAATTTTTATACTATTCTTGAATAGTTTTTGCAATTTTTGCAGGAATTTGACTTGTAGGATTAGTTCTTTCATTTGTTTTCAAATCGCCATTTTTAAGAAAAATTGTTTGATTTGCTTTAATAGTGGTTGCTATTTATCTACTAGTAAATGCAGGAATTCAAATATATCATTCCTATAGCTAAAAAACAAGAATTTTAGTATTTAGAATTTACAAAATTCCATATAATAAAGCCCTTTTTCAAAAGGGTTTTTATTTTTTATTTATTTATTTATTTATATTGCTATAATAATAAAGGGGGGGTATATGAAAAAAATATCAAAATTAATGTTTATACCAGTACTATCAACTATGATTTTTACTTCGTGTACTAAAATCGAAAATAAAACAGAAGAGAAAAGAAATGAGCAAAAAGTGGACAAACAAAAAACAGAAAATGAAATTGCTTATGATAATTTTGTTAATCAAGTTAATGATTTAAAACAATCAAATAATTCATCACTATATATAAGATTTGATGATAAACAATTTACTAAAAAAACTTCAGAAAATTATGCATATTATAATTGAGACAAAAATTATAAAGAAAAACATTATCTTCTTAGTGATTTAAAATCACTTGAAGAAAATTTAAAAAATAATAAAGCAAATGCAACAAAACAAATTGAAGAAATTCAAAAAATAGCAAAAGAAAAACAGTTAGACTTAAATAATTATGATTTTTTAGTTTGATATAAAACTATTAGAACAAGATTATTTGAAAAAAATCCTCTATCACTTGCTTTAAAAGCTGAAGGAGAAAATTTAAAATTATTTAGTGCAGAATGTTCCTCATTTAATGGGTGTGGTGATTATTCAGAACCCATAACTGGAGAAAAATATGCTAAAACTTTTATTTATGTATTTTTTGTTCCAAAAACACAAAATTTACAAGCTGATGTAAAAATAGCTACAAATCATTTAGTAGATAAAGAAAAAGCATTAAATTTATTAAATGATAAGTCTTTATTATGACTATCAGAAATAAAAGTTGAAATTTAAAAAATGCTTAAATTTTATAAAATAAAAGCGGGGAAGCCCGCCTTTTTTATTATTTTATAATTCTAATGTTATTTTAATCTCCTCGAGTTTTCTTGTTTTAACAAAAGAATCTTTAAATATTTTTCTAGCAATTCATGCATCTTCTGTATCGTGATAAATATCTTGAAAATAAACAATTTCTTTAATTCCTGATTGAACTATTGTTTTAGCACAATTTGAACACGGAAAAAGAGAAGTGTATAAAGTTGCGTTTTCTAAACTTGTAATAGAGTTTAATATTGCATTAATTTCCGCATGTACTACATAAGCATATTTTGTTTCTTTTGGACTTTCAGCTTCTCTGTCTCAAGGGAAATCTAAATCATTTCCGCTTGGCATTCCGTTATAACCTAATCCAATAACTCTTTTTCTATTATTTATAATACAGGCACCAACTTGCGTATTAGGGTCCTTTGACCGTAATGCACTTAATTTGGTTAAAGCCATAAAATATTGATCTCAGTTAATAATTTTCTTTTCCATTACTAAATTATATAATAAAAAGAAAAAATCCAAGAACGGCTCACCTTTCTTGGCTTATTAATTTATGAAATAATGCTTTTTGCATCGGAAAATATTATCGTATGAAACATTTAGTTTCGATAATCCCTCTATCGTCAGAAGAATCTATATTATTATAGCACATTTTAAAATTTATAAAATAAAAATGGTAAAATATTTATTATGATTAAAAATAAAAAGTGACTAGTAGCATTCAAGGAGCACTTTCCAAATAACTGAGTTAAATGAAAAACATATTTAAAGTTTTCGCTTCCAGTTATTATAACTGGAATTTTATTTGCTTTAAATGGCTTTATTGATAACTTTATGGTTGCCAATATTGCTCACGGTGTTGATTCACTTTCTTATGCCAATTCTTGAAGTGGTATAGTTAGTGGATTAATTGCTGGTATTTCAATTGTTTGTTCTGTTTTAATCGGTCAATATTGAGGTTCTTTGAATTATAAAAAAATAAAAGAAGTAATGCGAATGAGGGTTTTACTCACTTTTATTTGTACAACAATTTTTGCTATTTTTGCGCTTACATTTACTAATCAAATGATTTCTGTGTTTTATCGAGGAGAACAAACTGAAATTGTTATGAATCAAGCAAGAGATTATTTAATGTTAATTACAGTAACATGAATAATTTTTTCTTGAACATCTCCGATGAGCGCTTTATTAGCAGAAACAGGACATGGAAAAGAAGCATTAATTTCTTCAATTGGATCATTATTAATTAATATAATTTTAAATGCTATTTTAATTTACGGACTAAAATTAGGAGTTAAAGGAGCTGCTTATGCTTCGATTGCAGCTAGAATTTTTGGAATAATTGGTGATACTTTTTTTGTATTTTTAAAAGTAAAAAAATGCTTAATTAAT
This window harbors:
- a CDS encoding deoxycytidylate deaminase; its protein translation is MEKKIINWDQYFMALTKLSALRSKDPNTQVGACIINNRKRVIGLGYNGMPSGNDLDFPWDREAESPKETKYAYVVHAEINAILNSITSLENATLYTSLFPCSNCAKTIVQSGIKEIVYFQDIYHDTEDAWIARKIFKDSFVKTRKLEEIKITLEL
- the rplA gene encoding 50S ribosomal protein L1; its protein translation is MRKIGKKLQNAKKLVEKEKVYSLEEAMELVKKTSYAKFDASVDLAIRLNLDTRKADQQLRGAVVLPHGTGKTVRVLVATDNPEMQKASKEAGADLVYTTGELEETLKTDKFDFDVMVVDPKMMPVLGKYGKKLGPKGLMPNPKTGTVTPTPAKAVEEIKKGKANYRADKSGIVHSLIGKTSMSVQQLAENAQTLISLIKKLKPSVVKGAYVLNLTVSASMGPSIKIKFD
- a CDS encoding Asp-tRNA(Asn)/Glu-tRNA(Gln) amidotransferase subunit GatC, yielding MERKKIIELAQLLKLIPTEEVISSLEQEFSEIENMLNEFNKINVDNVQPLARLSDVIELNLREDIPENKEQNKQIILNNASESNEDFVKIERVIND
- the gatB gene encoding Asp-tRNA(Asn)/Glu-tRNA(Gln) amidotransferase subunit GatB, whose amino-acid sequence is MNKYNVVIGIEIHLELNTKTKMFSSAANSFNQSPNTNVDLIDVAYPGTLPLPNKQAIVKAIKLAKALNMEIDNELHFDRKNYFYPDLPKGFQITQQFRPIGKNGYLKIEENNQLHKISIERIHLEEDTAKQIHTENGTFLDYNRAGVPLIEIVSNPVIKNAEQAAKYVEAIARIAKFLNISDAKLEEGSLRADINLSLNKKDEPFGTKVEIKNINSISNIKKAIELEIKEQSQKLDSNIKIKQETKRFDDVKQINISMREKTGAIDYRYFPEPNIPVMKLEKEFINSITIEKLHWQWEEELKNKSIPANYVEQLINNYEWLLFFDKINFVDKFKVAKLFFSEIVPLIKEKGLNNININAVDIEKILNLEKNNKISSKQVKEIILLKEKENLTIEKLIEKYNIKQIEDDNLIIDLINKLIESNSHLLAEFENRPERVIKFFLGQIMKETKGQVNPQLANDLLIKTINIKLNK
- the rplK gene encoding 50S ribosomal protein L11 translates to MAKEIVRVAKLQFNAGQAKPGPALAGLGIVMPEFTRQFNDQTRDRGSEPVPVAITIYKDKSFDFKLFTSPASYKIKQAAKIESGSSNSKTKIVATITLQQLEEIAKYKLIDLNTDSLEKAMHIVAGTARNMGVLIEGWDNVVEAKKEAARLAKEQAIADAALAKLEEDAKAAAESSKEFVEAEVVTEKSNESEEE
- a CDS encoding amidase family protein gives rise to the protein MMIKIKGDFEKAKKEMINDKNNAVSHIFENAKNNSGILEKSVFTIKDVFANFCAKTQASSFILKDFHANYNATVIQKLLDAGASPVAKVNCDELALGGEGIYSHWGIIANPLNLKRKVGGSSSGSAATLTENISFALASDTGDSVRLPASFIGKVGFKPTYGAVSRFGMFAYASSLDTVAWFAHNVNDIIQVAQAVYGKDEKDFTSKNVEIKNIKLTKPQKIGYLNIKGQHLLNKEIEDSYFNLVNKLAKEVTMEKIEPNAELLTAIKPVYDIISYSEASSNLSNLNGIAFGQRQKGENWEEIMTNTRSKGFGKMVQRRLILGSYFLEKDNQEKLFLRAQKIRRLIKNYLDDLHSQYDIVIYPASASIAPLFDDKSKYGYMDYILTGSNLAGNPSITMKLEESKIEKMPFNLAIDAKSNNDKKLLEYALWIEQFINKGENNE